From the Comamonas odontotermitis genome, one window contains:
- a CDS encoding IclR family transcriptional regulator, with amino-acid sequence MNAPERFATAQDPAAPAAEISAADRVLQVLAVLACADCALSAADLMQRTGLPRSSLYRQLARLKRFGFVVEHGGSYAPGPLGLQLARGFDDGSHLVQVARPILVQLTEQTRESAGLLVAANGQAVCLDMVESPQSLRCSFVKGSSVPLRVGASAKCVLAYLPAVQRDALLSQHHGRDTAAYNEAAAELAALRERGYITTVGEVDAGVWGCSTPLFGSGRRALAAITLMAPHQRVLQQEAQLVQATLAAAARISRILAE; translated from the coding sequence CTGCCGACCGTGTGCTGCAGGTGCTGGCAGTGCTGGCCTGTGCAGACTGCGCGTTGTCTGCGGCAGACCTGATGCAGCGCACCGGCCTGCCGCGCAGCAGCCTGTACCGGCAACTGGCGCGGCTCAAGCGCTTTGGCTTTGTGGTCGAGCATGGTGGCAGCTACGCGCCCGGGCCGCTGGGTTTGCAGCTGGCCCGTGGTTTTGATGACGGCTCGCACCTGGTGCAGGTGGCACGGCCTATTCTGGTGCAGCTGACCGAGCAGACCCGCGAAAGCGCAGGCCTGCTGGTCGCCGCCAATGGCCAGGCCGTGTGTCTGGACATGGTGGAGAGCCCGCAGTCGCTGCGCTGCTCTTTCGTCAAGGGCAGCAGCGTGCCCCTGCGGGTGGGCGCTTCGGCCAAATGCGTGCTGGCCTACCTGCCCGCCGTGCAGCGCGACGCATTGCTCAGCCAGCACCATGGCCGCGACACGGCGGCGTACAACGAGGCGGCTGCCGAGCTGGCTGCGCTGCGCGAGCGGGGCTACATCACCACCGTCGGCGAAGTCGATGCCGGTGTATGGGGCTGCAGCACACCGCTTTTTGGCAGCGGCCGCCGCGCGTTGGCTGCGATCACGCTGATGGCGCCGCACCAGCGCGTGCTGCAGCAGGAGGCGCAGCTGGTGCAGGCCACCCTGGCGGCTGCGGCGCGCATTTCCCGCATTCTGGCTGAGTGA